Sequence from the Xylanibacillus composti genome:
CATTCCCGCTACACTTCCACCCTCAAGCACGACAATGCGATCGGCATCGCGTATCGAACTGACGCGCTGCGCCACTATAATCACTGTGGCATCGCCGGTTTCCGCTTTCAGCGCCTGACGAAGCTTGGCATCCGTCTTGTAGTCAAGCGCCGAGAAGCTATCGTCGAACACATAAATTTCCGGCTTGCAGACGAGCGCCCGGGCAATGGACAAGCGCTGCTTCTGGCCACCCGACACATTCGTGCCGCCCTGCGAAATACGCGCCTCGAAGCCGTCCTCCATCTCCATAATGAAGTCGAGCGCTTGTGCGGTGGCCGCTGCGTGACGGATTTCCTCGTCGCTCGCATCTTCCTTGCCGTAGCGAATGTTGTCTGCAATTGTGCCGGAGAACAGTACGGCCTTCTGCGGGACGAAGCCGATCTTCGCGCGCAGGCTTGCCTGCGTCATCTCCCGCACATCGACACCGCCCACCAGCACCTGACCGCTTTCCACGTCATAAAAGCGGGGAATCAGACTGATCAGGGTGGATTTCCCCGAGCCCGTGCCTCCAATGATAGCCGTCACTTCCCCCGGATTCGCCTCGAACGAAATGCTGCGCAAGGCCGGCTCTTCCGCTCCGGGATACCGGAAGGTGACATCGCGGAATTCCACTGTCCCCCCTTGGCCTGGTTCTACGGGCCGCTCCGCGTCATGAATACTGCCGGACAGCTCCAGCACCTCCTGAATACGCGCAGCCGATGCAGCCGCGCGCGGAAGCATGACGAAGATCATCGACAGCATAATGAGCGAGAACAAAATCATCATCGCATACTGGATGAACGCCATGAGATCACCGACCTGCATATGACCATGATCGATCCGGATGCCGCCGAACCAAAGAATGGCCACCGTCGAGAAATTCAGAATCAGCATCATCGTCGGCATCATCAGCGCCATAATGCGGTTCACCTTCACAGCCGTGTCCGTCAAATCGAAGTTCGCTTCTTCAAATCGCCGCTGCTCATGCTCCGTTCGGTTGAATGCGCGAATGACGCGAATGCCCGTCAAGCCTTCGCGCTGCACCAGGTTCACCTTGTCCAGCTTGATCTGAATGGCCTTAAATAGCGGAACTCCCTTGCGAGCAATCAAAAAAATGGCCAACGCCAATATCGGCATCACGCCGATAATGACCAGCGCCAGCGTCGTATCCTTCCACAGCGCCATGATGATGCCGCCAATCGCCATCATCGGAGCAGCAATCATCATCCGCATGATCATGATCAGCACCTGCTGCACTTGCGTGATGTCGTTCGTCGTCCGCGTTATGAGCGATGCCGTGCCAACCTGGTCAAATTCCTGCTGGGAGAAGCTGCTGACATGCGTAAACAGTTTGCTGCGCAGATCACGTCCAAAGCCGGACGCAGCCATGGCGGAATAGTAGCTGCCCAGTATCATGCAAATGGCGCCAAGCGCAGCAACCAGCAGCATCCATCCCCCCATCTTCAGGATATACGGGGTATCGCCAACCTGAACGCCGTTGTTCACGAGATCCGCCATCAGGGTCGGCAAGTACAGCTCGGACAGCGACTGCAGGAACACGAACAGCAGCACCAATGCCACGAACCCCCGGAACGGCTTCAAATATACGAGCAGCTTCCTCATGATTCGCCCTCCTCGTGGGGGGAGGAGCTATGCCGCTTCATAAATTCCTTGAACATATAGTCGCTGGCTTTCTGCAGCGACTCGGCAAATTGCACACTTTGCTCCTCCCCAAGATGCTCCACCAGCTCAAGAAACATCCGGAGCCTCGCATCATTGACAGCTTGGATATACTTCTCTCCTTCCTCTGTCAGGCGAATCCGGACAATACGCCGATCGGCGGCATCCGCTTGCCGCTCCACATAGCCTTGGGCTTCCAGACTGTTAATATGCTGCGTCACCGTCGGCGAGGTGACATCCAGCTTCTCGCTAATTTCCGACACCATTATACCGGGCTCGCCCTTCTCTGTACGCGAACGGATCGCGTAGAGAACCATAATCTCCCCGGGCTTGCGCTTGCCTTCACGACTGTACATGCGATGCTCCCTGCGGCGCGCATAGAAAAACGCTTCCATCAGCTGCTTCGCAATTTGCTCTTTATGCTCCGACATTCTCCTCCACCCCTCTACCCTCTTACGCACGATGACGTATGACCTGGTTGTGTGTGTTGCCGTTCAACTGCTGCAATGGCTCTGCTCAGATCGCCGAATCACATTGGCAATCAATTATTTAGGTTGTCAATTAATTAGGTAACCTAATTATATGCGTGCAACATGCTGGCGTCAAGATGCCATCTTCCTGCTAACTGTGTACGAATTATCACTCAAACCCGGTCCAGCACGGCGTGTATGTTCAAGTTTCGAACGATATTTCGTTCAAAACGATGCGGGGGACTCCAAAAACAGGAGGCTTTGTACGATAATTCGTTCAAAACGATGCGGGGGACCACCAAAAATAGGGGCTTTGTACGATATTTCGTTCAAAACGATGGGGGAACTCCAAAAACAGGGGCTTTGTACGATATTTCGTTCAAAACGATGGGGGAACTCCAAAAACAGGAGACTTTGTACGATATTTCGTTCAAAACGATGGGGGAACTCCAAAAACGGGAGGATTTGTACGATATTCCGTATAAAACGATGCGGGGGACATCCAAAAACAGGGGCTTTGTACGATATTTCGTTCAAAATCATGGAGGGGACTCCAAAAACAGGAGGCTTTGTACGATATTCCGTTCAAAACGATGGGGGAACTCCAAAAACAGGAGGCTTTGTACGATATTTCGTATAAAACGATGCGGGGGACATCCAAAAATAGGGGCTTTGTACGATATTTCGTTCAAAACGATGCGGGGAACCTCCAAAAACAGGGGCTTTGTACGATATTTCGTAT
This genomic interval carries:
- a CDS encoding ABC transporter ATP-binding protein, which codes for MRKLLVYLKPFRGFVALVLLFVFLQSLSELYLPTLMADLVNNGVQVGDTPYILKMGGWMLLVAALGAICMILGSYYSAMAASGFGRDLRSKLFTHVSSFSQQEFDQVGTASLITRTTNDITQVQQVLIMIMRMMIAAPMMAIGGIIMALWKDTTLALVIIGVMPILALAIFLIARKGVPLFKAIQIKLDKVNLVQREGLTGIRVIRAFNRTEHEQRRFEEANFDLTDTAVKVNRIMALMMPTMMLILNFSTVAILWFGGIRIDHGHMQVGDLMAFIQYAMMILFSLIMLSMIFVMLPRAAASAARIQEVLELSGSIHDAERPVEPGQGGTVEFRDVTFRYPGAEEPALRSISFEANPGEVTAIIGGTGSGKSTLISLIPRFYDVESGQVLVGGVDVREMTQASLRAKIGFVPQKAVLFSGTIADNIRYGKEDASDEEIRHAAATAQALDFIMEMEDGFEARISQGGTNVSGGQKQRLSIARALVCKPEIYVFDDSFSALDYKTDAKLRQALKAETGDATVIIVAQRVSSIRDADRIVVLEGGSVAGMGTHEELLQHNAVYQEIVASQLSEEEIA
- a CDS encoding MarR family winged helix-turn-helix transcriptional regulator; this translates as MSEHKEQIAKQLMEAFFYARRREHRMYSREGKRKPGEIMVLYAIRSRTEKGEPGIMVSEISEKLDVTSPTVTQHINSLEAQGYVERQADAADRRIVRIRLTEEGEKYIQAVNDARLRMFLELVEHLGEEQSVQFAESLQKASDYMFKEFMKRHSSSPHEEGES